A window of the Microvirga terrae genome harbors these coding sequences:
- a CDS encoding metallophosphoesterase has product MGSRRPGRRKDAVWPQAVLGKLERCVAIANERGLAVVILGDLFDRPVETDEALKNQLIRVLKGFQHRPIVNVGNHDIQHTTLTDSDSLALLGLCDVIDVVASSSPVTEVQIGARRIGIGMTPYGQAIPTDARGSFAGVDLHAWFTHHDIAFDGGYPGAVPPFAVEGCDVLINGHIHKTQKSILAGRTRWMNPGTITRQSVDLVDHVPRAWILDGNGALEPQALPFESHVFDLTGRVVDAADSDAVAREVESAFVTLLQAESATELKRSGDGSIIRDEIEAKFASDDTSDAVRAIVRSLLGEAVERHAAQS; this is encoded by the coding sequence GTGGGCTCGCGGCGGCCGGGGCGGCGCAAGGATGCCGTCTGGCCGCAGGCCGTTCTCGGCAAGCTCGAGCGTTGCGTTGCCATCGCCAACGAGCGCGGGCTTGCGGTCGTCATCCTGGGCGACCTGTTCGATCGTCCCGTCGAGACCGACGAGGCGCTCAAGAACCAGCTCATCCGCGTTCTCAAAGGCTTTCAACATCGACCCATCGTCAATGTGGGCAACCACGATATCCAGCACACGACGCTGACCGACAGCGACTCGCTGGCGCTCCTGGGGCTGTGCGACGTGATCGACGTGGTGGCGTCGTCGTCTCCGGTGACCGAGGTCCAGATCGGCGCGCGGCGGATCGGCATCGGCATGACCCCGTATGGTCAGGCGATTCCCACCGATGCGCGCGGCTCATTCGCGGGCGTCGATCTCCATGCCTGGTTCACGCACCACGACATCGCGTTTGACGGCGGCTATCCGGGAGCGGTGCCGCCCTTCGCGGTCGAGGGCTGCGACGTGCTGATCAACGGGCACATCCACAAGACGCAGAAATCCATTCTCGCCGGACGCACCCGCTGGATGAATCCCGGCACCATCACGCGCCAATCCGTCGATCTCGTCGATCACGTTCCCCGTGCCTGGATCCTGGACGGCAACGGAGCCCTGGAGCCGCAGGCTCTGCCGTTCGAAAGCCATGTGTTCGATCTCACCGGACGCGTGGTCGATGCGGCTGACAGCGACGCCGTGGCCAGGGAGGTCGAGAGTGCCTTTGTCACGCTGCTCCAGGCTGAATCCGCCACGGAGCTGAAGCGCAGCGGCGACGGATCGATCATCCGCGATGAGATCGAGGCGAAGTTCGCATCCGACGACACGTCGGACGCGGTGCGCGCCATCGTGCGCTCGCTTCTGGGCGAAGCGGTCGAGCGCCACGCGGCGCAGTCTTAG